From one Lolium rigidum isolate FL_2022 chromosome 4, APGP_CSIRO_Lrig_0.1, whole genome shotgun sequence genomic stretch:
- the LOC124708195 gene encoding putative disease resistance protein RGA1 encodes MAEFVIRPLVSMLMGKASNYLLKQYKVMDGMEEQREILERKLLAILDIIEDAEEKGAHRPGVTAWLEALKKVAYEANDVFDEFKYEALRRDAKAKGHYRKLGFDIVSLFPAHNPIVFRYRMGKKLCRIVHLIELLVVEMNAFGFRNQLQAPPSKQWRITDSIIMDSEKDIVSRSRNEEKKKIVNILIDRASDRDLTVLPIVGMGGLGKTTFAQLLYNDPEIKEYFQLQRWCCVSDDFDVAKIASSICQTNENNREKALQDLQKEVSGKRYLIVLDDVWNEDADKWEKLKTCLKHGGKGSVVVTTTRKTKVAQIMKTCIDDSHNLGELHKVFLKEIFENRAFCLQKPNAPELSDVVEKILNRCGGSPLASKAFGSLLSNKTSMKEWTDVLTRSNTSNEKRGILPILKLSYDDLPPHMKQCFAFCAVFPKDYEIDVEILIQLWMAHDFIQLKEGDNLEKAGREIFYELTWRSFFQDVKRKPQSDNWQLRSSRTVCNIHDLMHDIALSVMGKDCVTIGYGTNKKELLSAGPTRHLFVSYSNIRALLDDYVKKHSPALQTLLYTVNKNSTFCSAPHMSLRALKYELRKFPLTPRHLLHLRYLDLSNNWYMKDLPKEISILYHLQTLNLSNCKCLVRLPKDMKYMTNLCHLYTNGCRSLECMPPYLGQLTSLQTLTYFVVGSSSGCSTIGELQELNIGGELVLSRLEHVTEDHAKASSLGNKENLTHLSLQWSDENSEELDQQRNVLDALKPHAGLQFLKIHSYRGTGFPSWVTSLTSLQHLTELHLDGCTMCEEFLQFGQVKALKVLVLRNLSKLKSLCSHDSSAAFSSLKDLTLENLEILERWVAIDGEELTFPLLENVRIKKCPKLTTLPEAPKLKVMQLIEDKVHLSSSVFRSRCMSYLSDLLLDIMDTEATPALMLDQDHEVCISTMQLIHCSVLFSSNPLQPTVGVWKWFHQLVDLKIIGCHMLICWPEEEFRSLVSLKKLSVAICSELIGPTKVKGNCTRGRDQLLSNLKELEISNCESLTELFVLPPSLTCITISFCDSLEFILGQDDRELESLQHFDTAASSENSDDLTTTSMPEQSASPRINHFPCLVSLDIFRCPKLRLVSAQLDALLRLSFMECSALESLDYLGDLPSLESLLLANCKHLTSLPGSLGNYSALQKLTVRYCPAINMKPIYGHLQHRLNSLEYKDISHVCSSDPDEGPKLWEPKSWKYVIPRRQRAGCLS; translated from the coding sequence ATGGCTGAGTTTGTAATCAGGCCTCTGGTCTCCATGTTGATGGGGAAGGCGTCCAACTACCTCCTGAAGCAGTACAAGGTGATGGACGGCATGGAGGAGCAGCGTGAGATCCTGGAGCGCAAGCTTCTGGCCATCTTGGACATCATCGAAGATGCGGAGGAGAAAGGAGCTCACCGACCTGGAGTGACTGCTTGGCTCGAAGCGCTCAAGAAGGTGGCCTATGAGGCGAATGATGTCTTTGACGAGTTCAAGTACGAGGCGCTCCGGCGTGACGCCAAGGCGAAGGGGCACTACAGGAAGCTTGGCTTTGATATCGTAAGCCTCTTTCCTGCTCATAACCCCATTGTATTTCGGTACAGAATGGGCAAGAAGCTGTGTAGGATTGTGCACCTCATCGAGCTCCTTGTCGTAGAGATGAATGCCTTTGGATTCAGAAACCAGCTGCAAGCACCACCATCCAAGCAGTGGCGTATCACAGATTCTATAATCATGGACTCCGAGAAGGATATTGTCAGCAGGTCCAGAaatgaagagaagaagaagatcgTGAATATATTGATTGATCGAGCTAGCGACAGAGATCTCACTGTCCTTCCCATTGTTGGAATGGGTGGGCTGGGCAAGACCACCTTTGCTCAGCTTCTCTACAATGACCCTGAAATCAAGGAGTATTTCCAGCTCCAGAGGTGGTGTTGTGTGTCAGATGATTTTGATGTTGCTAAGATTGCAAGCAGCATCTGTCAGACCAATGAGAACAATCGTGAAAAGGCATTGCAGGACCTTCAAAAGGAAGTAAGTGGGAAGAGATACCTTATTGTGTTGGATGATGTCTGGAATGAAGATGCTGATAAGTGGGAAAAACTCAAGACCTGCCTGAAGCACGGTGGCAAGGGGAGTGTAGTAGTGACGACCACCCGTAAAACAAAAGTGGCTCAAATTATGAAAACGTGTATTGATGATAGCCATAATCTCGGAGAGCTACATAAAGTATTTCTGAAGGAAATATTTGAGAATAGAGCATTCTGTTTGCAGAAGCCAAACGCTCCTGAGCTAAGCGACGTGGTTGAAAAGATTCTCAACAGATGTGGCGGCTCTCCTTTAGCTTCCAAAGCCTTCGGATCTCTGTTGAGCAACAAGACTAGCATGAAAGAATGGACAGATGTACTGACCAGAAGCAACACTAGCAATGAGAAGAGAGGAATTTTACCTATACTCAAGCTCAGCTACGATGACTTGCCACCACACATGAAACAATGCTTTGCTTTTTGTGCTGTATTTCCCAAAGATTATGAGATTGATGTGGAAATTTTAATCCAGCTATGGATGGCACATGATTTCATACAGCTGAAGGAAGGCGACAACCTTGAAAAGGCGGGCAGAGAAATTTTTTACGAGCTAACTTGGAGGTCATTCTTTCAAGATGTCAAGCGAAAACCTCAAAGTGACAATTGGCAGCTCCGTTCTAGTAGAACAGTATGCAACATACACGATCTTATGCATGACATTGCCTTATCTGTCATGGGAAAAGATTGTGTTACTATTGGTTATGGGACTAATAAGAAGGAGTTGTTGTCGGCAGGCCCTACTCGTCACCTGTTTGTATCATATAGTAATATCAGAGCTCTTTTAGATGATTATGTGAAGAAACATTCTCCAGCTCTCCAGACACTGTTATATACAGTTAATAAAAATTCCACTTTTTGCTCAGCACCACACATGTCGCTACGAGCACTGAAATATGAATTGAGAAAGTTTCCACTGACACCAAGGCACTTACTGCACCTGAGATATCTTGATCTCTCAAATAACTGGTATATGAAAGATCTTCCGAAGGAAATAAGCATACTGTATCATCTACAGACTCTTAACCTTTCTAATTGCAAGTGTCTTGTTCGACTTCCAAAGGATATGAAGTATATGACAAATCTCTGTCACCTCTATACTAATGGATGCAGGTCACTGGAGTGCATGCCTCCATACCTCGGGCAACTCACTTCTCTACAGACTCTAACATATTTTGTGGTGGGTTCTAGTTCTGGTTGTAGTACTATTGGGGAACTACAGGAGTTAAATATTGGCGGTGAATTAGTGCTATCTCGTCTTGAGCATGTAACTGAAGACCATGCCAAAGCATCCAGCCTTGGAAATAAAGAGAACCTAACACATTTATCTCTTCAATGGAGCGACGAGAACAGTGAGGAACTGGACCAGCAAAGGAATGTGCTTGATGCTCTCAAACCTCATGCTGGGCTTCAGTTTCTAAAAATACACTCCTACAGAGGTACTGGCTTTCCATCATGGGTGACAAGTCTTACTTCTCTGCAGCATCTGACCGAGCTCCACCTAGATGGTTGTACGATGTGTGAGGAATTTCTGCAATTTGGTCAAGTTAAGGCTCTCAAAGTCCTTGTTTTGAGAAATTTGAGCAAATTGAAAAGCTTATGCAGTCACGATTCATCTGCAGCATTTTCATCATTAAAAGACCTCACATTAGAAAATTTGGAAATTCTTGAGAGATGGGTGGCAATAGATGGAGAAGAGTTAACATTTCCTCTACTTGAGAATGTTAGAATTAAGAAATGCCCAAAGCTAACAACTCTGCCTGAAGCACCAAAACTCAAAGTTATGCAGCTAATAGAAGACAAGGTTCATCTATCCTCATCAGTATTTAGATCGAGGTGCATGTCTTACTTGTCTGATTTATTACTCGATATCATGGATACCGAAGCAACACCAGCACTAatgcttgatcaagatcatgAAGTGTGTATTTCGACAATGCAGCTGATTCATTGCAGCGTTTTGTTCTCCTCAAATCCATTGCAGCCAACAGTTGGGGTCTGGAAATGGTTTCATCAGCTTGTGGATTTGAAGATTATAGGTTGCCACATGCTCATCTGCTGGCCTGAAGAAGAGTTCCGAAGCTTGGTATCATTGAAGAAACTGTCAGTTGCTATTTGCAGCGAGCTAATAGGCCCCACCAAAGTGAAAGGAAACTGTACTCGAGGAAGGGATCAGCTGCTTTCAAATCTTAAAGAACTAGAAATAAGCAATTGTGAAAGCTTGACAGAACTTTTCGTTCTTCCCCCATCTCTCACTTGTATTACCATTTCGTTCTGTGATAGTCTTGAGTTCATACTGGGGCAGGATGATAGAGAGTTGGAGAGTCTACAACATTTTGATACAGCAGCGTCGTCGGAAAATTCCGATGACCTTACAACCACAAGTATGCCAGAGCAGTCAGCTTCACCTAGAATTAATCATTTTCCATGTCTCGTGTCTTTAGATATATTTCGCTGTCCGAAACTTCGTTTGGTGTCAGCGCAGTTGGATGCACTCCTACGTTTAAGTTTTATGGAATGCAGTGCTCTGGAGTCACTGGACTATTTGGGAGACCTACCATCACTTGAATCACTACTTCTTGCGAATTGCAAACATCTGACATCCTTACCAGGTAGTCTTGGAAATTACTCAGCCCTTCAGAAGCTCACTGTTAGATACTGCCCAGCTATAAATATGAAGCCAATATATGGACACCTCCAACACCGGCTCAATAGCCTTGAATACAAAGATATATCTCATGTTTGTTCAAGCGATCCTGACGAAG